CCAACATCCTGGTCGGTTGGAGCGGCAACGATATCCTGGTGAGCGGCAATTCGGTTTACGATCCGAACCAGCGCGATCCTGATCTCGAAGGGAACCGGCTGCGGAATGCCGCAAGCCCGATCCTGTACGACAACCTTATCTTCGGAGATGGCTTGGGCACCGGCGACGCTGCGAGCGAGCTTGCGCTGCAACTGCTGCCGACGGATCTGGGTACCCTTCCAAGAGCGGGCGACGACGTGATCGAGTCGGGCAAGGGGGACGATTACCTGAACGGAGGCAACCAGACCGATCTGGGCGTGGGCGATTTCGTTTCCTACTCGCATGCACAGGGGCCGGTTCATGTCGAAATGAGTGCGACGTACCCGCAGAACACTGTCAGTGCCGGCTGGGATACGCTCGCGGGGTTCGAGAACCTGATCGGTTCGCGCTGGGGTGATACTCTGATTGGGAATAACCTGAACAACCTGATCTTCGGCCTGGACGGCGACGACATTCTCGCGGGCGGTCCGGGCGATGACACCATGACCGGGGGGCTGGGCGAGGACACGGCCTCCTATGCATGTGACATCTTCAGCATTCCATGTGTCGATCCAACGGAGTTCACCGTATCGCAGGATCCTGATACGGGCGTGTACTTCGTCCCCAACGACGGCCAGGGCGGTACGGATTTGTTGCCAGGCATCGAACAGGTACTTGGCCCGGCCGGTCCGATCGATCTCGATGCCGGCACTGGCGGCGGTGGCGGTGGCGGTGGCGGGACCGTGCCTGCTCCGCAGCTCCAGATCATCCTGGGGGTTCAGGGCGAGTTGAAGGTCACGGAGCCCGGCGGGCAGGTCCAACTGCAATTTTCGGCCAACGGCGGTGTTCCGCCTTACACGGCCGAGTGGGATCCGACGACGGACATCGACCCCGCGAACTCGAAACGTAAGGTGACCATCCTGACTTATGCGGGCGGCTCGTTCCTGGCGGGCCAGACGCAGACGGCCATCGCCTCGCCGGTTCGCGACACCTCGTACCGGGTCACGGTGACGGACTCAAAAGGGGCGGTCAGAGTGGCCTTCGTGAAGGTGAAGGTCGCGGCGGAGTTCAGCGTGTTTGCCGGCGCGGACCGGACCATTTCGCTCGGCCAGCAGATTGCGCTGAGGCCGACGGTGACGGGCGGCGTTGCTCCGTATACGTATTCCTGGCAGGTTCAGGGGACTGGTGACGGCGGGTTCCTGACCGCCAAGAACATTCCTGCGGTCACGGTTGCTCCGACCGAAACCACGACTTACGTCCTGACGGTTACGGACAGCATCGGATCGACGGCCACGGATGCAGTTGTCGTCACGGTCCTCGGCACCAACGGTATCCCGGTAACGCCCGGTGGCGACACCGGCGGGGAGCCGACGGAGCCCGGCAGCACAGAACCGGGTGGCAACGGTGAGAACCCGGGGAACAACGGCGGTGGTCAGAGCGGCGGCGGCCCGAGCGGCGGCGACAGTGTGGATGACTCGGCTTCGGGCTCGCCGGTGCGCTGGTCTTTGCCCATCTGTGGGGCGGGCGCGAATCTGACGCTGGTGATGGCCGGGCTGTTCATGCTGGCGGTGATGAAGCGGCGGGAGTGGTAACGGCCGGTTCATCGGAGCGTCTGAAGGAAAGAAACGATGCTCGACCGGGTCCCTGGGGCCCGGTCGAGTTTTTTTGTCGCGCATGAGCTGTTGCGTCCACTGTCCCTGTTTGCTTAAGTGAGTTATAATACAATCAGCCTCCGCGCGGAGGGGGTGGCGATGAAGCAGCGGTTTTCGAGCGGCGGCGATTGCGCCGGGGGCTTGCGGTTCCCGGGACAAGGTGTCTGCCCGCGGGGCGTTTCTTGAAGAGGCAGCACTGTCCCGTTCAGTTCCGGCCGTCTGCGGCCAGAGGTGTGCCAGTGCCATCGGTGTGTTTCTACTTTCAGGTGCATCAGCCGTACCGACTCCGGCGTTACAGTGTTTTCGACACTGATTATCATTACTTTAACGATGCCAAGAACGAGGAGGTCTGCCGGAAGGTGGCGGCCAAGTGCTACCTGCCGGCGACGCGGCTGATTCTTGACCTGGTGCGGCGCTACGAGGGCCATTTCAAGGTTGCCTATTCGCTCAGCGGGGTGATTCTCGAACAGTTCGAACGATACGCCCCCGAGGTTCTCGACGTTTTCCAGCGGCTGGCGGAAACCGGTTGCGTTGAGTTTCTTGCCGAAACCTACTACCACACGCTGAGTTTCCTGTATTCGAGGGACGAGTTCGCCGAGCAGGTGGCGATGCACCAGGACCGGATCAAGCAGCTTTTCGGTTGCAGGCCGCAGGTATTCCGCAACACCGAGCTGATTTACAACAACGATCTGGCGGCATACGTGGCGCAGTTGGGCTTCAAGGGCATCCTTTGCGAAGGGGCCGACCATCTGCTCGGTTATCGCTCGCCGAATTACGTATATCGTCCGCCGAACACCGACAAGGCGGCCCTGCTGCTGAGGAATTACCGGCTGAGCGACGACGTGGCTTTCCGTTTCTCCAACCGGCACTGGTCCGAATGGCCGCTGACCGCCGAGAAGTTCGCCCGCTGGATCAATCAGGTCAACGGCCAGGGGCACACCGTCAACCTGTTCATGGACTATGAGACGCTGGGCGAGCACCAGTGGGCCGAGACGGGGATCTTCGAGTTCCTCAACCACCTGCCCCACGAGATCTTCAAGTGCCGGGAGAACAACTTCAAGACGCCCTCGGAGGTGATTGACACCTATCCGGTCTCCGGGGTGTATGACGTGCCGCACATGATCAGTTGGGCG
The window above is part of the Phycisphaerae bacterium genome. Proteins encoded here:
- a CDS encoding glycoside hydrolase family 57 protein, whose amino-acid sequence is MPSVCFYFQVHQPYRLRRYSVFDTDYHYFNDAKNEEVCRKVAAKCYLPATRLILDLVRRYEGHFKVAYSLSGVILEQFERYAPEVLDVFQRLAETGCVEFLAETYYHTLSFLYSRDEFAEQVAMHQDRIKQLFGCRPQVFRNTELIYNNDLAAYVAQLGFKGILCEGADHLLGYRSPNYVYRPPNTDKAALLLRNYRLSDDVAFRFSNRHWSEWPLTAEKFARWINQVNGQGHTVNLFMDYETLGEHQWAETGIFEFLNHLPHEIFKCRENNFKTPSEVIDTYPVSGVYDVPHMISWADTERDLSAWLGNAMQSNALHELYRLERDVKACGDPNILRDWRIMQGSDHFYYMCVKYFADGDVHRYFNPFDSPYDSYINFMNALDNLRSRLKVKQRVVRALTFPPGRRVREGQPSRSPEYTG